A single window of Toxotes jaculatrix isolate fToxJac2 chromosome 4, fToxJac2.pri, whole genome shotgun sequence DNA harbors:
- the dnajb1b gene encoding dnaJ homolog subfamily B member 1b: MGKDYYDILGIKKGASEDDIKKAYRKQALKYHPDKNKSPGAEEKFKEIAEAYDVLSDPKKKDVYDRYGEEGLKGGGPTGGGGGGPGTFSYTFQGDPHAIFAEFFGGRNPFEQFFGARNGGMDEDMDTDDPFARFGMGGGGMGGFPRSFSSNMGGMGGHSSVVKKQQDPPVVHDLRVSLEEVLTGCTKKMKISRKRLNPDQRTVRTEDKILEVQIKKGWKEGTKITFPKEGDETPTNIPADVVFVLKDKPHPVFKRDGSDIIYTARISLRDALCGCTVNSPTLDGRTVTVSSTDIVQPGMKRRVSGEGLPYPKRPDRRGDLIVEYEVKFPERLSQSARDTIAQVLPRS, translated from the exons CTCTGAAATATCACCCCGACAAGAACAAGTCACCGGGAGCCGAGGAGAAATTCAAAGAAATTGCCGAAGCTTACGACGTTTTGAGCGACCCGAAGAAAAAGGACGTCTACGATCGTTATGGCGAAGAAG GTCTCAAAGGCGGAGGCCCcacaggtggtggtggtggtggtcctGGCACCTTCAGCTACACCTTCCAGGGTGACCCTCACGCTATATTTGCAGAGTTCTTCGGTGGACGTAACCCCTTCGAACAGTTCTTTGGTGCCCGCAATGGAGGCATGGATGAGGACATGGACACTGATGACCCTTTTGCCCGCTTTGGGATGGGGGGCGGTGGAATGGGCGGGTTCCCCCGCTCCTTCAGCTCTAATATGGGAGGAATGGGCGGTCACAGTAGCGTTGTCAAGAAGCAGCAGGACCCCCCTGTGGTTCATGATCTCCGGGTGAGCTTAGAAGAAGTTCTGACAGgttgcacaaagaaaatgaagatcTCTCGTAAAAGACTGAACCCTGACCAGCGAACAGTAAGGACAGAAGATAAAATCCTGGAGGTGCAGATAAAGAAGGGGTGGAAAGAGGGCACCAAAATCACATTTCCTAAAGAGGGGGATGAGACTCCCACTAACATTCCAGCCGACgtggtgtttgtgttgaagGACAAACCACATCCTGTGTTTAAACGTGACGGCTCTGACATCATTTACACAGCTAGGATCTCACTTAGAGAT GCCTTGTGTGGCTGCACAGTCAACTCACCCACACTGGACGGCAGAACGGTGACCGTGTCATCCACAGATATCGTACAACCGGGGATGAAGCGGCGGGTTAGTGGCGAGGGGCTGCCTTATCCCAAGCGGCCGGATCGTCGAGGTGACCTGATAGTGGAGTACGAAGTCAAGTTCCCAGAAAGGCTCAGTCAGAGCGCCCGGGACACCATCGCTCAGGTCCTCCCGCGATCTTGA